One region of Tumebacillus amylolyticus genomic DNA includes:
- a CDS encoding dynamin family protein, with product MTFIETLQVQVRHENLDVRLGTIADEMERAGNSVHGAKVRDLIKKLDAGEFSIAFCGHFSAGKSTMINTLLGADILPSSPIPTSANVVKIRGGESFARAYLTDGDYLEFDVAKDLEKIKNYAVDGTTVESIEIAHPTDLLAPNLSVMDTPGIDSTDDAHKVATESALHLADVVLYVMDYNHVQSELNFSFTKTLKDRGKPVYLIVNQIDKHMDFELSFDDYRDSVIEGFGNWGIEPDGLFFTTLHEPDHEENMFETLQAKISELFAERDTLLVKSVVSSAAYLIDEHRKIQAAIHAETRNTLQARLDAADNADELLAGAEIARQQLQQLQATPLDLQELLKKETNSLLDNAKITPFQTTELAGNYLKSRKPGFKAGFLASARKTQTEIENRLQALYEDFAEKVKANIDWHIRELLVKVPEKFGIRDETYAKSVYEQFDVKYGPDFLAGVVKEGGLSSDEYMYQYAKDIAAEVKQLYRREVQRFSDMVVGIAKDQAEEKGAMLRLQLQAAEDLTHAQQELAELQQVEQDYVARLLRVLTGQGE from the coding sequence ATGACCTTTATAGAGACTTTGCAAGTACAAGTCCGTCACGAGAACCTCGACGTCCGCTTGGGCACCATCGCGGACGAGATGGAACGTGCCGGGAATTCCGTACATGGCGCCAAGGTGCGCGATTTGATCAAGAAGCTCGACGCAGGCGAATTCTCCATCGCCTTCTGCGGACATTTTTCGGCGGGGAAGTCCACGATGATCAATACCTTGCTCGGTGCTGACATCCTGCCGTCCAGCCCCATCCCGACGTCTGCCAACGTTGTAAAAATTCGCGGTGGCGAGTCTTTCGCCCGCGCGTACCTCACCGACGGCGACTACCTCGAATTCGATGTCGCCAAAGACTTGGAGAAAATCAAAAACTACGCGGTCGACGGCACCACCGTCGAATCGATTGAAATTGCTCACCCGACCGACCTGCTCGCCCCGAACCTGTCCGTCATGGACACGCCGGGCATCGACTCCACCGACGACGCGCACAAAGTCGCAACCGAATCGGCGCTGCATCTCGCCGACGTCGTGCTCTACGTCATGGACTACAACCACGTCCAGTCCGAGTTGAACTTCTCCTTCACCAAAACCCTCAAAGACCGCGGCAAGCCGGTGTACCTCATCGTCAACCAGATCGACAAGCACATGGACTTCGAGCTGTCGTTCGACGACTACCGCGACTCGGTCATCGAAGGCTTTGGCAACTGGGGCATCGAGCCGGACGGTCTGTTCTTCACCACCTTGCACGAGCCGGACCACGAAGAGAACATGTTCGAAACGCTCCAAGCGAAAATCAGCGAGCTGTTCGCCGAGCGCGACACCCTGTTGGTCAAAAGCGTCGTGTCCTCCGCCGCCTATCTCATCGACGAACATCGCAAAATCCAAGCGGCGATTCACGCCGAAACGCGCAATACCCTGCAAGCGCGTCTCGATGCGGCCGACAACGCCGACGAACTGCTCGCCGGAGCGGAGATCGCCCGCCAGCAACTTCAACAACTGCAAGCAACCCCGCTCGACCTCCAAGAGCTCTTGAAAAAAGAAACCAACTCCCTGCTCGACAACGCCAAGATCACGCCGTTCCAAACCACGGAACTCGCAGGGAACTACCTCAAGAGCCGCAAACCGGGCTTCAAAGCGGGCTTCCTCGCTTCGGCACGCAAGACGCAAACGGAGATCGAAAACCGCCTGCAAGCGCTCTACGAAGACTTCGCCGAGAAAGTCAAAGCCAACATCGACTGGCACATCCGCGAACTGCTCGTCAAAGTGCCGGAGAAGTTCGGCATCCGCGATGAAACCTACGCGAAGTCGGTCTACGAACAATTCGACGTGAAGTACGGCCCGGACTTCCTCGCCGGCGTGGTCAAGGAGGGCGGTCTCTCCTCCGACGAATACATGTACCAATACGCCAAGGACATCGCCGCTGAAGTCAAGCAACTCTACCGCCGAGAAGTGCAGCGTTTTTCCGACATGGTCGTCGGCATCGCCAAGGATCAAGCGGAGGAAAAAGGCGCGATGCTGCGCCTGCAACTTCAAGCAGCCGAAGACCTCACCCACGCACAACAAGAACTGGCTGAACTCCAACAAGTGGAACAAGACTACGTCGCACGCCTCCTGCGCGTGTTGACCGGACAAGGGGAATAA
- a CDS encoding dynamin family protein, protein MEDFKSQLGLTAACLRTAAEVTSQLTGLKSMAQGMNQRADRLEQNLFTVALFGAFSAGKSSFANALMGEMVLPVSPNPTTAAINKILPPTEQYPHGSVRVKIKSESDITTDVQQSLGVFGLSAPSLDAALDEIVKLDPSQVLSTAKPHFSFLKAVSKGLAPIREHLGQELLVDMKEFKAFVAKEEKACFADWIELYYDCPLTAQGITLVDTPGADSINARHTGVAFNYIKNADAVLFVTYYNHAFSNADRDFLTQLGRVKDTFEMDKMFFIVNASDLAKDEEELHGVVDHVRKNLVACQISRPRIYPVSSQTALLARLHEKGKLAGSAEKVYRQRTNSIEGDLMPAGEALTLSGLSAFERDFLSFTIQELTQIAVKSAVAEIRRAVTTLDDLISTANEDESVRAEKLLAADTAKQKALDGVRALETSSEELAVVKEIDELLYYVKQRLFFRFGDMFKEAFNPAVLQDDGRDLKKALRSSLDELVRYIGYTLGQEMRATGLRIEKHVNHSAKRLSDRMGDAVHQTAPKLELEPYQPRSFESPEFDEVLPTYRIEDFQGALGLFKSAKDFFEKNGKQAMQETLDKQMQAPVQAYLDEASSRFKDLYTQALLTTVQDGKQSVSSEVEEYFAGILEALSAKVDVEKLTSSREKLSNLIA, encoded by the coding sequence ATGGAAGATTTCAAGTCACAACTGGGTCTCACGGCCGCCTGCCTGCGCACGGCGGCCGAAGTGACCTCTCAATTGACCGGCCTCAAGTCGATGGCGCAAGGCATGAACCAACGCGCCGACCGCTTGGAGCAAAACCTGTTCACCGTGGCGCTGTTCGGCGCTTTTTCCGCAGGGAAGTCGTCGTTCGCCAACGCCCTGATGGGGGAGATGGTCCTCCCGGTTTCGCCGAACCCGACCACGGCGGCGATCAACAAAATTCTGCCGCCCACCGAGCAATACCCGCACGGCAGCGTCCGCGTCAAGATCAAATCGGAGAGCGACATCACCACCGACGTGCAGCAGTCGCTCGGTGTCTTCGGTCTGTCCGCTCCGTCGCTTGACGCCGCTCTCGACGAGATCGTCAAACTCGACCCGTCGCAAGTGCTCTCGACGGCGAAACCGCACTTCTCGTTCTTGAAAGCCGTTTCCAAAGGTCTCGCCCCGATTCGCGAACACTTGGGCCAAGAACTGCTCGTCGACATGAAAGAGTTCAAAGCGTTCGTCGCCAAGGAAGAAAAAGCCTGTTTCGCCGACTGGATCGAACTCTATTACGACTGCCCGCTGACCGCCCAAGGCATCACCTTGGTCGACACGCCGGGGGCCGACTCGATCAATGCGCGACACACCGGAGTCGCTTTTAACTACATCAAGAACGCCGACGCCGTGCTGTTCGTCACGTATTACAACCACGCGTTCTCCAACGCCGACCGCGACTTCCTGACGCAACTGGGCCGCGTGAAGGACACGTTTGAAATGGACAAGATGTTTTTCATCGTCAACGCCTCCGACTTGGCGAAGGACGAGGAAGAACTGCACGGCGTCGTCGATCACGTTCGCAAAAACCTCGTCGCCTGCCAAATCTCCAGACCGCGCATCTACCCGGTCTCGTCCCAAACCGCCTTGCTTGCGCGCCTGCATGAAAAAGGCAAGCTGGCAGGCTCCGCGGAGAAAGTCTACCGCCAGCGCACGAACAGCATCGAAGGCGACCTGATGCCGGCGGGCGAAGCGCTCACGCTCTCCGGACTCAGCGCCTTCGAGCGAGACTTCCTCTCGTTCACGATCCAAGAGCTGACCCAGATCGCCGTCAAATCGGCGGTCGCCGAAATTCGCCGTGCCGTCACGACGCTTGACGACCTGATCTCCACCGCCAACGAGGACGAATCGGTGCGTGCGGAGAAGTTGCTCGCCGCCGACACCGCGAAGCAAAAAGCGCTCGACGGCGTCCGCGCCCTCGAAACCTCGTCCGAAGAACTGGCCGTTGTGAAAGAAATCGACGAGCTGCTCTACTACGTCAAGCAACGCCTGTTCTTCCGCTTTGGCGACATGTTCAAGGAAGCGTTCAACCCCGCCGTGCTCCAAGACGACGGACGCGATCTGAAAAAAGCGCTCCGCTCGTCGCTCGACGAACTGGTTCGCTACATCGGCTACACGCTCGGTCAAGAGATGCGGGCGACGGGTCTGCGCATCGAGAAGCATGTCAACCACAGTGCGAAGCGGCTGAGCGACCGCATGGGGGACGCCGTTCACCAAACGGCGCCGAAATTGGAACTGGAGCCCTACCAACCCCGTTCCTTCGAGTCGCCGGAGTTTGACGAAGTGCTTCCGACGTATCGGATCGAGGACTTCCAAGGAGCACTCGGGTTGTTCAAATCTGCCAAAGACTTTTTCGAGAAAAACGGCAAGCAAGCGATGCAGGAAACGTTGGACAAGCAGATGCAAGCGCCTGTACAAGCCTACCTCGACGAAGCGAGCTCCCGTTTCAAAGACCTGTACACGCAGGCTCTGCTCACCACCGTTCAAGACGGCAAGCAAAGCGTCTCCTCCGAAGTCGAAGAGTACTTCGCCGGGATTCTCGAAGCGCTCTCCGCGAAAGTGGATGTCGAGAAGCTCACAAGTTCTCGCGAGAAGCTTTCGAACTTAATCGCGTAA